DNA from Nitriliruptor alkaliphilus DSM 45188:
TCGGTGACGAGCTCGCGGACGAGTCCGACGGCACCGGCGAAATCGACCACGACCCCGTCGCGGACCACCGAGGCGGCACGGGACACGCCGACCAGCGGGTGGCCGTCCTCGTCGGTGACCATGACGACGACGTAGGCCGTCCCGAGGTCGATGCCCACGCGCAGGCGGCCGGTGGGCCGGTGGTCGAGCCGGGCCGACATCGCCCGGTGCGCTGCCGCCAGCAGGCGCCGCGGCGGCGACGGTGGCGCGACGTGGCCGGCGTCGGGACGGTTCACCAGCGACCTCCCGTCTCGTGGGCCGCGGCGGCGCGGAGCTCCAGGTAGTAGACCGCGGAGGAGAGCCGGTTGACGGCCTGGGCGATCGGGCCCCCAACCGTGCCCGGGTGGTGCTCGGGGGGGAACGCGTCCAGCGCCACGATCTCGGTCTCGCGGACCTGGCAGCGCAGCAGGCCCAGCCAGTGGAGCACCTCAGGGTGCGACCCGTCCGGGACCAGGTGGTCGAGCCCGACCACCTCCTCGGGGTGGTGGCTGGCGTGGTGGAGCGCCGCCTCGTCGAGCCCGGCGATCACCAGCGCGCCGGGTGGCCGCAGGTGGTACTCCGCCGCCAGCAGTTCGCGGCAGTACGCGGCGACGCTGCCGAGGTGCCCCACCAGCTCGGACCATCCCTCGGCACGGGCACGCGCGGCCACGAGCAGCGTCAGCGCCTGCAGGCTGTCCAGCCGGCCGCGCAGGCGGACCCGCAGGTCGGTCTTCGGCGCGAAGAAGCGGCCGTCGAGTTGCGTGAGGTGTCCCGGCTTGTCGCGCACCTGAGCGCCGCAGGTGACGCACGCGGGTGGGTCACCCTCGAACACGACCGGGAACCGCCCCGGGGCGTCCCACGCCGGCTGCTGGTCCGCCCCGGCGTGGACGGTGGTGGGCGCGATCTCGCGCAGCTCCAGCTCCCAGGCGCGGACCAGGTCGTCGGCCGCCGGCGTCAGGCGGACGCCCGGACCGACCTCGACGACGGCCCCACGGCGCACCGTCCCGAGCCGTTCCCGCAGCTCCTGCTCGCTGAGGATGGTCACGCGTCACCTCCCCACTCCGCCGGGTAGGTGACGTACAGGAACCTGGCCCACGACGGGGTCCCGAAGGTCAGCTTCGTCCCCTCGGGCACGTACAGCACGTCACCCGGCCGCCCGACGACGGTGCCGTCCTCGGTGCCGAGGTGCAGCTCCCCCTCGAGCACGAACTGCACCTCGTCGTAGGTCAGCTCCCACGGGAAGCTGCCCTCGCGGAAGCTCATCACCCCGGCGGCCACCGGCGCACCGTCGGCCGCCGTGACCACGTCGCGGAGGCGGACGTCCATCGCGGGTGGGACCGGGAAGGGGAACGCCTCCAGCTCGAGCCCGCGGGTCTCGATGCGCTTGATCGTGCGCGTGCTCCTCGTGCCATCGGCTGTGACGGGCGGGCCCGGGGCCACCCGTCCGCCCGGGGCCGGGGTCAGGGTCACCTCGCGTTCCTGCGCCTCGTCCCGCGCGAGCGGCGTGACGATGGCGCCCTCCTCGACCGTGATCGAGCGCGCGCCGGCGCGGGCAGCGGCACGTACGTCCTCCGCGGTGATGAGCTGCACCATGGCAGACCTCCCCGGGGCGCGTCACCGCGCCACGGCTCGGGGCCGCGTCGGGAGCCGCGGGCGGCCCCGACGACGCGGCCAAGGTCAGGCCTCGACGCTCGGGAGGATCGACTCGACGTCGCCGTGAGGCCGCGGGATCACGTGGACGCTGACGAGTTCGCCGACCCGCCCGGCTGCGGCGGCTCCGGCATCGGTCGCGGCCTTCACCGCACCGACGTCGCCGCGGACCATCACGGTGACGTACCCGCCACCGATCTGCTCCTTGCCGATCAAGGTCACGTTCGCAGCCTTGACCATGGTGTCCGCGGCCTCGACCGCGCCGACCAGACCCCTGGTCTCGATCATCCCGAGGGCGATCATCTGCACGTTCGGCATGGTGGTGCTCCTTCGTCCCTGTGGTGCGTGTTCCGGAGATGCGGAGGCGGGCGCCTCCGCACTGGTCGTCGGTGGTGCGTCGTGGGCGGCGATGGCCGCCACCACACCTCTGCGAGGGCCGCCGGGGCGGGCGTCCTCGAGCGCGCGCACCTGGTCGGCGGTCACGGTGCCGCCGGCGAGGAGGGCACGGACCTGCGGCACGGTCAGGGCCGCGTAGGTATCGGGGGTCAGGTCGGTGTGGGGGGTCAGGTCGGCCACGTCAGCGTCCCTCCGTCTCGGCGAGGACCCGGCGAACCACCCGGGCGATCAGCTCCGCGTCGATCCCGTCGCCGGAGCTGCCACCGCCGTCGACCCGCCCCCGCGCGTCCCCCTGGGCGCTGCGGTCGGCCGACGACCACGCGGCCTCGGGTGGGCGCTGGGTCTCGTAGGCGACCCGCTTGATGTTCAGCACGTGCTGGACGGTGATGTTGTCGCTGACGACCGCGCCGCCGATCCCGCCCGGGGCCAGGGTCATCGACGGGGCGACCCCCGTCGTGCCGCCGATCGCGCCGAACGTCCC
Protein-coding regions in this window:
- a CDS encoding cupin domain-containing protein: MVQLITAEDVRAAARAGARSITVEEGAIVTPLARDEAQEREVTLTPAPGGRVAPGPPVTADGTRSTRTIKRIETRGLELEAFPFPVPPAMDVRLRDVVTAADGAPVAAGVMSFREGSFPWELTYDEVQFVLEGELHLGTEDGTVVGRPGDVLYVPEGTKLTFGTPSWARFLYVTYPAEWGGDA
- the eutM gene encoding ethanolamine utilization microcompartment protein EutM produces the protein MQMIALGMIETRGLVGAVEAADTMVKAANVTLIGKEQIGGGYVTVMVRGDVGAVKAATDAGAAAAGRVGELVSVHVIPRPHGDVESILPSVEA